In Sciurus carolinensis chromosome 8, mSciCar1.2, whole genome shotgun sequence, the genomic stretch AAACAAGTGCAAGTAGATGAGCATAAGGGGGAAAAGGTGAGTTAGGACACTCCTACCTATTGAAGTAAAAGAATGTGTACTCTCTTGCTCCATGATTGCCACCTATTCAAAGTTGGATTTAGAGATGTTGTGGGGTACTTCAAAGttcattctaaaatataattaattgagCACACTTACCTAGGGTATAATGGTCCATCTAGCCAATTTCCTGGTTTCTTCCTGAATCTTTATTCCTACTCCCATAACTCATGATTTTGTTCCATTCCCTACTACCTTCTGATGTTTCTCTTTCCATTAGGTCTCCTCATATTTAAGCTATCATCTCCCAATGGCTTATTCCCCTGTTTAGTCATACTTAGAATCCTCCTTTCTTAAAACTTTCTTCTTGTCCCTTTCTCAGTCTCatgtcttatttttcattttctttttcccaaatgaCTCAGGGAATAAAATGTTCTCAGCTGTTGCCATTTCCTTATCTTCTGTTAATTCCTCACCCAATTGCATGCAATCTGGCttctaatttctcattcattaaTTACCCTTATTCCAAATATTTACAGGGTTGttacataaaaaacttaaatatatagaGATTCACACTTTAAGCCTATATGTGAAGATGAAATATAATGTTTATACCTAGGGTATTGGTTAATGAATTCCCAATCAAAGTTCCAGGTTTTTAAGAATTAATGATTttagcattgaaaaaaatgaaagggaaatagAACATATTCtggaagctggacatggtggtgacacacacctgtagtcccagctacttgggaataTGAGCCAGTAGTATTGCATGAGTTTAAGACCAACCTTGGCAACAtaacaagactgtctcaaaaaaaaaaaaaaaaaaaaaagccgggGGAGGGGGGCAAAAGAAAACAGGTACTTGGTCTTCCACATACTAGAATACATCCCAGAGCAATAGTAGTAGGTCACGtagttttaatgtaaaataaaaacagatcagATATAAGAAGCAGTCCTAATTATAGAATAATTCCACATCAAGTAATTACAAAATATCTGAAGTTTTTAAGAAgtcttttaataagaaaatacctaagaatttaaaaatataaaattcatacatTAAACTGCATAAAATCCAATGTTATCACTACCTTTCATATTGTTTAATCCAGTGACCTCTTTACAATCTTAATTCTACTTGATGttcttataatatttattaaccatttctctttataaaactCTTAGCTTACCAACTCctcctttttcaccactttggtTTTAAATGCTTTATCTTAGTACCCCTTGAAATTGAAAAACTGTAGATTTGCAAATGTATAGAGAAGTGAAGAACATCCCTGAGATAAAGGATGAGTGCCTGGGCTTGAGTGATAACACTGAAAAGGAAACATGTGGAATGGAGCTCATATTCAGGGGATATACTAAAAATCTTATTGTATTTTAGTAAAGATGTGTAAGAAATGATGGATGTGTTGTCAGTGATTGCTCCAAGaagttttgaaatgaaaaatagaacattttcaaaattaggaAGTCTTTGAGTAGCAAAGAGTCACCTTTGTTATTAAgaatgaaagtaatttttttctggcATCAAaaccttgacattttttttcttcttctcgtagggcatattttccttttttcaaccCTGCAACAGCCTCTTTAAACTGTTTAAATGAGAATGTCCTTGGCTCAGAGAGTACTACTCACCTGGCTTTTCACATTACTCTTCTTGATCATGTTGGTGTTGAAACTGGATGAGAAGGCACCTTGGAACTGGTTCCTCATATTTATTCCTGTCTGGATATTTGACACTATCCTCCTTGTCATGTTGATTGTGAAAATGGCTGGGCGGTGTAAGTCTGGCTTTGACCCTCGACAT encodes the following:
- the Tmem60 gene encoding transmembrane protein 60; this translates as MRMSLAQRVLLTWLFTLLFLIMLVLKLDEKAPWNWFLIFIPVWIFDTILLVMLIVKMAGRCKSGFDPRHGSHNIKKKAWYLIAMLLKLAFCLALCAKLEQFTTMNLSYVFIPLWALLAGALTELGYNVFFVRD